The Gammaproteobacteria bacterium DNA window TAGAGTAACCGTCTTCATCTCTCCGGCTAAGGTTGTGGACACGCTTACCAGAAACAGCATTACGGCAGTTAAGAAATTTTTCATTGATTGATCCTCTTTATATACAAATGGAATTCAGGAATTATCAGTCAAACAGCAAAGGTCCATACCAGGGAAAAGCGATTGACAATAGGATGGTTATGGAGAAAATCCAAAACAGTATTCGTTGTGAGCGTTGTCCGGTTCCCGTGCTGCAGACGGCTGTGGCATTGCAGGCCTTTGCCGGGCGGTACACTTTGCGATAGGCCAGCCCAATCAGGATCACGGCAGCTACAATAAATACGGGCCGTGCGGGTTCTAAAGCGCTCAAATTACCAATCCAACTGCCACTTATGCCCAACATCAATAACAACAAAGGGCCTGCACAACAGGCTGAGGCTGTAATACCGGCTAACAAACCGGCGATTAGGGTTCCGGTAGCGCCGGCTTTATTTTTTTCAACTTCACTAGTTGCTTGAGAAGTAGTCTGTAACTCATTGTTATGCATGTATTATCTCGAATAAGTTAGAAACAGTCGATTGCATCTGCTATATACGTAGAATACAGTGTAGAGCCTGTAGTAACTATAGACTCAAGATTTTGATCCATTTTTAGACTCAGATTTGTAAACCTGAATATAATCAAAAGCTTATGAAAATCGGCCAACTCTCTACAAAAACGCACTGTAAAATCGAAACCATACGATACTACGAGCGTATCGGTTTGTTACCCGCGCCGGCTCGCACCGATGGCGGGTACCGTATCTATTCGGATTCCCATCTTCGTCGCCTGACGTTTATTCGACGCAGTCGGGAGCTGGGTTTTACCATAGAGGAAATTCGCACCCTGCTGGATTTAGTGGATGGGGGTATCTACACCTGTAAAGATATCCAGACTATTACCATGCAACACGTCGAAAGTGTGCGCCGGAAAATCACCGATCTGAAAAAGCTGGAAACAACCTTGTCCACTATAGCGTCTCAGTGTGCCGGAAATGCCACCCCAGAATGCCCCATCATTGATGCACTGTTTGTTTCTCCTGATTGAATTAGAATAGTAAAGATAATGCGCTAAGCTTACTGGACTATGTTATGTCCGAAGTGTCAGCGAGATAGAGTAATAGGGGATAAGGAATGTCCTCATTGCGGCATCATCTTTGAAAAATACGTTCAAGCAAAACAATACGGTAAAAAACCACGTGCCAGGCCAAAGTCTGAATCCCTTACCGATTATGTCCGGGAGGTTTGTCTAAAGGTACCCACTCCGGCTGGTAAACACACACTGTTGGGTCAAGCCATTTTGCTTACGGTGATTACGGTCTACACTTGGCGTTTCATGTTTTCTCCTATTGTAAACAATGCTGCTGCAGAGTCGTTTTTGCACTTGATCAATCTTCCTTTCCATGAGTTTGGGCATATTTTATTCCGTCCCTTTGGACAATTTATTTCTTCATTGGGTGGTAGTTTGGGACAGTTAATGATGCCCGCCATTTGCTTCTATGTATTTCTATTTCGCAGGGAGAATACCTTCGGTGCCGCGGTGGCCCTGTGGTGGTTCGGGGAGAATTTTGTTGATATGGCACCGTATATTTACGATGCCAGAATTCTGGAAATGCCCTTGTTAGGTGGCAATACGGGGAATACGGCGCCCTATGGTTTTCATGACTGGGAATATTTACTCACGGAGACCGGTTTACTGCAATACGACCAAGCTCTTGCCAGGCTGTCTTTTATTGTAGGCATAGCTTTAATGGTGTGTGCCATCTTTTGGGGCTTGGTTTTGCTAAAAAAACAATACCGTTTGTTGTGAGGTTTTAAAACCAATATCCAATGCTCAGCGCATAGGATGTTTTGTTATACGTGTTGGCGTAGTTTGAAATAAAGCTCGAACCATAGAAATTTAGCGATAGCGAGGAAACTGGAAAGGTTTCCAAGTTCAGCGAATAACGTGAGCCCCGTGTTGTTGTAAAGTCACTGTATATGTTTAGGTAACGGAATGACACATTTGTTTTGGCGGATAAGTACAGTTTTGGTTGTAAGCTAAATGCATAACTTGTATAGGTGATTCCGTTATCTTCAAGTTCTCGGGATGAATTATACGCCACTCTCAAGCCAACGTTACTTTGTGTCAGGTCAGGAACCGAGTAGTAGGTCACAGCGTAACTGGTCATAGTATCATTATCAATGCCCCCAACTTTGTTGTAAGCGTAATCAGATCGACTGTAGGACATGCTGATAGACTTGAGACCGTCGCCCAAGTATTGCAAGAATCCTAGAGAATGGCTGACTCCCTCGTTACCTGTATTGGTTTTAAATTGGCTTCGCGATAGAGACCAGCCCGTATTGCTGTCCGGGTCTGCGTAGCGCCAATAAACACTGTGTGCTTTTGTTTCCCCCTCCTGCATTGTTTGCGGAAGGTCATAGTTACTGAGCTCATAATAGAATCTTACGTAGGAGCTTCGGCTTAAATGGCCCGCGTCGGATATGGGATAAAAATCCGGATCAATTTCGTAAGAGTAGTAGGTTCCGTCTATGCTACGGGCCTGTGTTTGATTACCAAAGTTATCCGATATCGCATACATTTCCAGGTTGATTTTGCTTTGAAAAGACTCGGCAGCGCTACACGTGACACTGAAAAAGTACAGTATCAGCGGTAATATTATTTTTATCATTTATAGTTAATTCGTTATTGCTATCAAATAAAGTAAGTAGCCTGGTACAATTCTAAAGGTGGAAAACACGCAGGTCAATGAAAACAATTGAGTTAAGTAACGGGCCGTAGGGCGATGTGGTTAAAATATAACCAAAATGGGGTGTTGATTCAGTTTACCGCAACCGCAAAGACGGGACACGGTGGCCCCGGCTCGGTCTGCGGTTGTATATTGTGTTTGCGTGGTATCGCTTTATTGCTTTACGGTAATCAATTTGGGCTTCACGTTCAACTTTCGCCCCAGTTTCACGGCTTCCAGGACGGCTTCGGATTCAGTCAAGAGTTTTCGACTGGACAAGATCTCATACCCTTGTGTGGTTTTAATTAGCGTTGTAGAGGGATTGTTCTTTTTTAGACGTTTTGCTTCATTTATGGCGGCGTTCTTGTCTGCAAAGCTGCCGATACTAATGCCAAATGCCGGTTTTTCTCTTTGGATGGATATTCGGAAATCTTCACGTTCTTGTAACGGAAATTTCTCGTCCTTGGCTTGAGCGGTTCCTATGGGATTGAGCTGGAATCGAAAAGAAACTCCAGGGTTGGGCGAGGGTTCTTCTTCCAAGGGGACGATGGTCATATCGTCCACCGTGTGTATGGCGATTTCATTGTTTTCTCGAATGGCTGTAGATAGCTCTTTGTTTTGAGCAAAAATGGAATTGGCTTCCTGCGATTCTACCGCCGTATTAAACGAACCGGCCAACAAACCGGGAATGGCCAAGGCTGCAAAAAAAGTTTCTTTGGGTGGTTTGGGTGTTTTGTATTCAAAAATAACAACCAGAGCGCCTATAAAAAGAGCAAAACTTAAAACTGCTCCAAGATAATGTAAAGGGAGGTAGGTAAAGCTCTGATTGGCATCCGTGGCATATGAAATCAGTCTGGGGATGGCGATGGCGGCAACGCCGGCTACTGCGCCTATGCAAAATTTCGCCGCGGCAGAGGTGATTTCCACTGTTTGGTTTTCAGAACTCATGGCATTGTTTCCTGTTCTATCTGTGAATTCCGGGATTTCGCGGTACGGCTGAAACCGCTGTGATATAGTGCGGCACTAACTGGCGCCTAATAGTTTTATAGCATAACATATCAAAAATTTCTTCCCGGTTTCACGGGGGTAAGGTTGAGATAACGCGGTCTCAGATTTTTACTTGTATGAATAGTTTTGACTTTTTGTTTTCCCATTATCACTGGATACCGATACGTGCCTGTCCCGGGCGATATGTATTTGCCCAAGGGGTCGTTTCATACACGGTAGACGATTTGACGGTAAATCTACCGGAACCCGTACAGGTTCGGGAACAAATCTTTCCACTGGCTAAAGATAGAGTGGCATTTTGCTTTTTTGATGGTGGTGGTTTGATCTCTTATAAAAAGGAACAAGGCTGGCTGCATACTCTGTGTGATACTGAAGGTATGCGTCGAAAAATGAAGATGCTGCAAAAATAATACAAATATTTTCTGCTCCCTGGTTTATTCAGGGAGTGGGCTTGAACGAACCTCAGTGTGCAGAGTTTTTCTTTAGTTCTTCCAGAATTTTAATCAGCACCGCTTTTTTCGATTTCAGGCCATCGCGAAATTCCTGACGGTCGGTATCAGCAATTTCCATGCGTAAATCGGACAAATAGCTGGTTAAAACGTCCTGCAGCACTTCGGTATCTTGTTTGTTGAGGTCTAGTTCCATAAACATATACCCTATATACCAATTCTAGCTCACAATTATGGTTTTGCCGATTTAAGCGCCAAGCGGTGTTTGTACAAAAGGGGTTCGGTGTAACCATTGGGTTGATCGACACCTTTAAAAATCAAATCACAGGCGGCCTGGAATGCCCTGCTGTTATCAAAATCCGGAGCCATACTGCGGTAATCGGAATCTTTGGCATTCTGTTGATCAACTTTTAGCGCCATGCGTTTTAGTGTGTCCATCACGTGCTGCTCAGTACATATTCCGTGTAGCAACCAGTTGGCGATGTGCTGGCTGGAAATGCGCAGGGTGGCGCGATCCTCCATCAGACCCACGTTACGGATATCCGGAACTTTGGAGCAGCCCACACCCTGATTAATCCAACGAACCACATAGCCTAATATTCCCTGGCAATTGTTATCCAATTCATGCTGTATCGTATCCTCTGACAGGAAAGCGGCAAGGTCCTGATCCAATAACGGGATTTCCAGCATGTTATCCGGGTTACAGCGCTGCCGTTGTAATAGCTGCTGTTGTTTTTTTAGTACGTTTACCCGGTGATAGTGTAAGGCATGCAATACGGCAGCTGTGGGTGAAGGAACCCACGCCGTGTTGGCGCCGGCTAAGGGATGACTGACTTTGCGTTCCACCATATTTTTCATTTCGTCAGGCATGGGCCACATACCCTTGCCGATTTCCGCTTTCCCTACAAAACCACAGCGAAGTCCAATGTCTACATTGCTGTCTTCATAGGCTTTGATCCATGTGCTGTCTTTCATCGCGGTCTTGTCGATCATAGGACCCGCAAACATGCTGGTATGGATTTCATCGCCGGTGCGGTCCAAGAATCCGGTATTGATAAATACCACACGATCTTTTGCGGCTCGAATACATTCCTTGAGATTGAGAGAGGTTCGACGTTCTTCGTCCATAATCCCAAGTTTAATGGTATAGCGGGGAAGCTTGAAAATGTCTTCGACAAAGTCAAAGACCTCGCAGGTAAAACGCACCTCATCTGCGCCGTGCATTTTGGGTTTGACGATATAGATACTCCCACTTCTGGAGTTTTTATAAGCTCCTTTGTTTTTGATATCATGCAAACCGATAACACCGCTCATCATGGCGTCGAGTAAGCCTTCCGGAATTTCCTCACCCTCTGCATCCAGTACCGCGTTATTGGTCATGAGATGGCCCACGTTGCGCAGCAACAACAGGCTGCGACCGGGCAAAGTAAAGGTTTGGTCTTTCGGGGACAGATAAGTGCGATCCGGGTTGAGGTGTCGAGTGATGCTTTTTCCCTGCTTATTGAATGTGTCGATCAAATCTCCCTTCATTAAACCCAGCCAGTTTCTATATGCTAAGGTTTTGTCTTCTGCATCCACCGCGGCTACGGAGTCTTCCAGATCTTGTATGGTGGTTACAGCGGCTTCTAACACTATATCTTTGACACCGGCCGGATGGGTTTTACCGATGGGGTGTGAGCGGTCCAACAGCAATTCTATGTGTAAGTCGTTATTACAGAGTAAAATTAATTCCGGATTATTGGGTTCACCACGATAACCTGTCAATTTCTCCGGTTCCCGCAGACCGGTGCTGGTATCGTCTTGTAGTTTTGCCACTAATACCCGATTCTGGATCGCGTATTGACATACTTGGGCGTGTGAACCACGGCTCAAAGCCACGCTGTTATCCAAAAACCGTTGGGTGTATTCAACAACACGGGCACCTCGGATCGGGTTGTATTTTCCCCCCCGGTCTGCACCCCCTTCTTCCGGGATGACATTGCTTCCGTAAAGCGAGTCGTAGAGGCTGCCCCAGCGGGCATTGGTGGCGTTAAGGGCGTAGCGGGCATTGGTGACGGGTACAACCAACTGCGGTGCAGCAATAGAACTGATTTCCCGATCTACGTGATCCGTATTAATGGAAAAGTCGTCTCCTTCAGCCAACAAATAGCCGATGTCCAGAAGGAATTGTTTATAGACAATAGCATTGTGAGTTTGCCCACCGTTTTGGCGGTGCCAGTTGTCTATTTTCTGTTGCAATTGATCTCGGAATGCTAAAAGTTCGCGGTTTCTGGGGCCGAAGCGAATGACGCATTGCTCCAGAGCCTGCCAAAAGGTTTCCTTGCTGATGTCGGTACCGGGTAGGATCTCAGATATCACTAGATCGTGTAAGACCTGAGCAACTTGCAAATTACTGACCGTGATTCGTTGGACCATAAGGGAGGACTCCTTGCAGAATCAAAACCCGATCACGTTCTCATCCGTAGACCAGGCGTGGTAGCCACAAAACCACTTCCGGAAAAATAATACAAATGGCCAAACCCACCGCCTGCAAACACAAAAACGGCAGCGAAGAGCGATAGATCTGTCCCATGGTCACTTCAGGTGGGGCCACGCTCTTTAGATAAAACAAGGCATAGCCAAAGGGCGGGCTGATAAATGACATCTGCATATTGACCATATAGACCACGCCAAACCATAATGCCAGATCTTCGGGAGCAACGCCGGGCATTCCAAACACGCCGTCGAAAGTAAACGTTTTCATCAACGGTATAAAAATAGGGACCGCTAATAAAAGTATACCAACCCAATCGAGAAACATGCCCAAAATGACCAAAATAACCATCATCAAAACCAAAACGCCATAAGGCCCTAATCCGGTACCGGCGATGGAGGCATTGACAAATTCCTGACCACCATTAACAACGTAAAAACCCACAAACAGGGTGGCGCCGAATATGATCCACAACACCATTCCGGTTACCCGTAGGGTGGTCATGGCTGCGGAGCGAACGTTTTCCAAAGATAAGCGCCGGTGCATGGATGCCACTACAATAGCGCCAAAGGTTCCCACCCCGGCAGCTTCCACCGGCGTAGCAATGCCGGCGAAAATAATGCCAAGAACCAGGATCACCAGAATAATCGGTGCGAACATCTTGTTCAGAAGTCGAATTTTTTCCCGCGTGCTGACTCTTTCCTCCAGTGGCAGTGCCGGACCGGCTTCGGGTTTGAAATAGGTAACAACCGCAATATACAAAATGTATAAGCCCGAAAGTATGAGCCCCGGAACAACAGCGCCGATGAACAGCTCGCCCACAGATTGTTGTGCTATAACCGCAAACAAAATCGCAAGAATGGAAGGAGGGATGAGAATACCTAAAGTGCCCCCGGCCAAAATGGAACCACAGGCGATGGTGGGGTGATAATGGCGCCGGATCATGGCGGGCAGCGCTATCATACCCATGGTAACTTCCGTAGCGCCGATCACGCCGCACATGGCCGCCAGCAAGGTTGAGGCAATAATGGTGGAGATGGCAAGGCCACCGCGCAGGCCTCCCAATATTTTGTAGACCATATCGTACAGTTCTTCGATGATTCCGGCTCGCTCCAGCATGGAGGCCATAAAAATAAACAGCGGTATGGCGGATAGCTGGTAATTGGTCATGAGGGGGAAGATGCGCGAAGGCAATATATTCAGCATGGCCGCATCGCCGAACAGGAAAAGAAAAACGCAGGCCAAGCCACCGGTGACAAAGGCCAAAGGCAGACCGGCCATGAGCAGGATCAGCAAGCTGCCGAACATGAGCAGAGTGAGCCAGGCGATGTCGATTTCCCAGCCCATCAGCTCTCCGATCGCAGGGAGCCGTCTTGAACGGCCTGTGGGTTTATCAGTATGGCGATATCTTTCATGAGCTGGGACAGTCCCTGCAAAATAAGCAATGCCGCACCCAATGGCAGGGCGAATTTAATGGGCCAGTACTGAATCGCCCATTCGGTAAAAGACACTTCGCTGACACTGTACGAATCGTGGAAAAATATCCATCCGGTGCCTAACAGCGCAAACATGAAAATAAAGAAAAACACGGAGGTTAAAATGTCGGAGATGGCTTTCCAGCGGACACTCATGTAGTTATACAGTACGTCGACACGGACATGGCCGCCTTCGCGCAATACAAAGCCACCGGCAATAAGGTACTGCATGCCAAACATGAGAAACATGCTTTCATGGGCCCAATTGGTGGGTGAGTTAAACACATAGCGGGCTATGACTTCGTAGTAATACACAAATACGGCGATAACAGACCAATAGGCGACGAATTCCCCCGCCAAACCATTGAGGCGGGAGGTAAAGCGGTAAAAAGCATTGGGTTCGCGGGCATCGTCGTATTCGGATTCTACGGCGGGGCAATGGAAACCTTCCGTGGGAGCGGTTTCTTGTTCACGGCGTTGTTTTACCAGTAGCGGTAAAAGGAATGCATCCACGATTAGAAACAAGAGTATGGCTGCACCGAGCAGGTTGGCAACCAGATTCCAGTTATCACTGGATTCTTGCGCTTGTTTTAGAAGCGGTTGCGCCTGTTGCAGTTGTTCTTGAGCGTGGGCTAGCTTCGCTTCGGCATTGCGGCGTCCTTTTTGAACGGCTTTTTCCGCCCGTTGTAATTTGAGTTCCGCCAGTTGAATATCATTGAGAGCGGAGGAAAGATCGTTGCGCGCTTGACGCACCTCTACATTCACAGCCAGCACGCTGCAGAACAGAGTGACGAATACTAAAGTTAAAATACTTTTCAGATATAAACGGTGAACACCGATGAAACCACCGGTCAATAACAGGAAGTAGGCTAAAGGTAAGGAGAGAGTAACATTTGTGTCTGACGGTTTGGCTTTTCGGAACAAAACCATTGCCGTCAGTGGAAACAGCACTAACCCGGCCCAGTATAACCAATGAGGTAATACAAAATTTATTTCAGGCATCTGTGGCTGATCTCGAAGCCGCCGTGCCGGGAAGCACCGCCTTTTGAGCGGTGCTTCCGTAATTATTAAGGCTCAGCATTGTGTTTGTAGTTTACGCGTTGCTATAGTTTGAGTTTATGTCCTTTAATCATTGCTTTGTCCGCGTAACCCAAAGATCCGGACATCATATAATCCAGTTGGATTTTAAACGCCTTCGCCGCGTATTTGTCTTTGTTGGCCCATTTGAACCATAAGGGCACTGCCAGTTGAGTGAAGGCCCCTACGTCATCTTCGGAAAGACGGGTGATTTCCGTGCCGGCTTCGGTAAATTTTTTCCATGCTTGTTGGTCTGCGGCCTGAATTGCGGCGTGATGCATATCGGAATACACATGTACTTCCATTTCCACGAATTTTTTCATGGCTTTGGAAAGTTTTTTCCATGATTTTTGCGATACGGTGAGGTCCATAAGATCCACCGGTTGGTAAATAGACATGAATCCGGGAGGTCCCATGGATATGTATTTGGTGACTTGATGAAAACCCAGGGCATGATTGATCGCCGGGCCTACATAGTCGGCCACATCAATGGTGCCTTTCTCCAGCGCCGGGAAGATTTCTGAACCGGGCAACAAGGTGGTTTTGGCTCCTGCGGCCTGAAAGACTTCCGCTACCATACCGCCGGGCAAACGCATTTTCCTGCCCTTGAAATCGTCAATAGAACGGATGGGCACTTTGGAGTGAATAATGTTGGGGCCATGATGTACCGGGCCTACGTAATGCAGTCCCATTTTACCAAAAGCTTCCTGGGCCAACTCCAAGCCCCCCAAGCCGTAATAGAAAACATCCCATTCATGAGGATTGCGCAGCCCCAAGGGATAAGAACTCAGGAATACAGCGGCAGGCATACGTCCGGCCCAGTATAGGGTAAAGGGATTCATTGCATCCAAAACGCCGTTTTTAACGGCGTCGAACAACTGAAATTCACCCACCACATCTTTGGCGCCGAAAGGTTTAAAAGCCAATTCACCACCGGTTTTTTCCTTGATACTGTTACACCAGTTCTTAAAGACTTCCAGACCGATACCGCCGGGCCAGGATGTTTGAATTTTCCAGGTGGTGGTTTTGGCCGCTTCGGCGTTACCGATAAACGGTGCTGCTGTTATGGCGGTAGCACCTATGGCAGCGGCTTTGAGAAAACTGCGTCGCTGTTTGTCGGTTTTATCAGGTTTGCTGCTGGATTTTTCTGTCATGGCTTACCTCTCACGGAGTTGGCGGGTTGTTATTCGCGTCCGTACAGCTTGTATCCCGGAATATGAGATATCTCCAACTAAGTTGTGACTGAAACCGTCTAACTTAAGTAGAGATTACTTATTATTTATAGACCATAACCCCAGTTAATCCTATTAAGACCGTTAAGAAGTTGTATTTTTTGATATTTTGCTTGAGCTGGGGCAAGTATCAGACTTTGGGTGTGACCTATTTGGAATTGCTTATAACAACTTCCCTATAATCCTTGAGCTTTTTCTATATCGAATGGTTCGGATTTGTGTTGGTTGGATCTGGATTCTGCGTCTGTAACCGGGTTCTCTTGGATTGGAGTCTCCGGTTCGGATGCTTCGCTCGAATGGGTTTGCATTGCGACAGGTTTCAGGTCTGTTGCAATGGTGGCATGGCCTTCCACCCTGGGGCGAAAACGTAAGCTGTCTCCCTTTTTAATACCGTTAAGCCCGGCCGCAGCGACGTCATGAGGAAAAAACATAATGGTGCTTTTTTCAAACGCCGGGTCGTTTACGGTCAACCAGCCAATCCGATCCGGATTATAATGACTGACGCTGCCGACAAATTCGAAGTTAGCGTCAGAGCCTTCCAGCACTAAGCTGCCAGTGTTCTTTATGGCCTTAATAGCGGTTTCAAAGGCCGCGCGTTTGGGGTCGTCTTTTTGTACCATGATATACAACATGTGCTTGGCCCGGGTGCAGGCGACATACACCAAGCTGGACATGATGGGATTATCCAAGGGTAAATTGTATTCACTGAGATTGAGCAATACGGCAATGGGTGTTTCAAGGCCCTTAAAACCACTGATAGTGGATAAATTGATCTTTGCTGTGGACTTAGCGGCTCCTTTTTTATCGTTGGCTTTTTTCTCACTACTCTGGTCAGAACTTAGCAACCGAAATCCATAACGAGCCACTTGGTCCGTAGGTTTAAGCACCGATTCCGGCGTTTTTGGATTCCGTGCCGATAGTACGGTGACATCGTCTGTGGCAACTTCCTCTTCCCGAAACAATTTTCGAAACAAGCGTCCCAGTTTACCGCGACAATCCTGGGCATCGTCATACACGACAAGCTCCGGAATATAGCCTAGACGCCCGCAATGACTTTGCATGACTTGGGTGCCGGTACGAAAACTGCGTGCAAAACCGGCGATTTCCCGAGTGGTGCGGTAGTTGTACACTAAGGGGTAATAGGGGGGTGAAATTGGTAGTACCTGTTCGGGGACAAAGCCGCGATCTGCGCTACCGGCACCGAAAATCCCTTGGCTACGGTCAAAAAACACCAGAAAATGACTGTCTTCTGATTTTAGCACTGCTTCTAAGGCTTCCCACCAAAACGGTTGTACATCCTGAGCCTCATCGCAAATGAGTACATCATAGCGCGTTGAGGACGCGGAAATTGCCTTGATTAAACGATCCGGTGCTTCGTATTGAGACCAGTCGTCACGTTCACCCTCATAGTCTGACGGTGCTTTTAGTAAGTGAACTCCAAATCGTTCGCCCAGTTCGATATAGGTGCTGACCTCGACATCAGCGCCGGCTTCGCTTTTGAGATATTCGTTTAATAGAGGATTAGAAGAGAGCATAAGCACGCGCTTGCCCTGACTGCGAAATTGTCGTGCCAACAATAATGCAATTAGTGTTTTCCCCGTGCCGGCTTCCCCTTCAACGGCCAAACGATTCGAGGCCGATATGGGCTGGACCAGCGTCTCTTGAATCACTTCAATATCTTTCACACGCAAGTCGTGACTGCTAAGGTAGTCTTTAAGAAACAATTTACTGGTGAAATCTTTACCCCAAAGAATGCCGTGCAGATCCTCAGCAACATCGTCGAACTTTAAGTATTGTTCCGGGTGTTCCTGATTCACAATATTTTTCAACGCGCCGGCCAAGGAGGCCATTTTTTGTCTGCCGATAATGATCTCCGGAACAATGGAAGCAGACTCTACAAACTCGCTTTCGTGTACGGATGGAAATGCTACCGCATGACTGACCGGTAATTTAATATTGCGATTACGCAATACCCGCCAGAACCGGCTTTTCCACACCAAGGCTTGTTGAAACGGGTCTTTAATTTCAAAACTCTCGTCATAACGGTTTATGGAATAAAATTTTCCATTTTTGCCATGACGAATACGCCCACCTTTGACTTCAATCACCACTACGCCATAGGCTCGGTGGTATAAGACAAAATCGATTTCATTGTCTGTTAAACCACTGTTTCGGTCTATGGTGGATAAGGTTCGGGAATAATAAACTGTCCAAGCGTCGTTTAAACTTTTTCTACAAGCGTCGTAAAAAGATTCTTCTGCCCGACTGGCAAAAATTACACGGGTATGGTCAGTGTCCGGGAACATTTTTGCCATGAGGAACGCCTCGCGATATGTGTTGCTGCGCTGGATACGGTGTTTGTGCTTAACTTGGAGATTTGATCATTTTTAATCCATATACTATCGGACAAAAGAGCTCAAAAAAATGTGTTTTGTATCACAAACGGGGAAAGGGTAAAATGTAGATTAGGCCGGTGAACAGGTCGCTTGTATTACGCTGCTTCTATCCGTTGGTTGGAAGCGCCTTTCAAAACTGCTATGGATTGTCCGGTGCAGGAAATTTTTTACCCCAACCGATCCGTCAATATGGAACATATCATGAATCAAAGTATCGAAGGTTTTTTCTACGGATTATATATGGATTCCGATCTGTTACGGAGCTTGGGGTTTAGTCCCGGTCTTGCACGTATGGCGGTGGTACACAATTATGAGTTGGATCTGCACGGCTTTGCCAAATTAGTACCTAAGCAGGGTGGCGAGGCCTGGGGCATGCTGATTCAGTTACCGGAGTCGCATCTCCGGGCCATGTACGCTTTCGAAACCACCAAACACTATAAACCAGAGCGCATCACTGTTGTTTGCATTGAATCCGGGCAAGAGGTTGAGGCTACCTGTTACAATGTACCTGTTCAGCCGGAGTTTCCGCTTAATAAGGAATATCGGGAAAAACTCGTACAAGCAATGAAAAAACTCGGATTTCCGCAAAAAGCAACGGAATATGTTTGTTCTCTGTCATGACACTATGTCAGCATAAGCCTGTGGCATCGCACAGTAAAATTCTCGGTTACAGCTGACTGACAATAGTCGGATCTTTGATTTTATCGTCATCCATCAGCAAAAAAGCCTTAGAGAGCACGATAGACAAACCGGTGT harbors:
- a CDS encoding helix-turn-helix domain-containing protein; translated protein: MKIGQLSTKTHCKIETIRYYERIGLLPAPARTDGGYRIYSDSHLRRLTFIRRSRELGFTIEEIRTLLDLVDGGIYTCKDIQTITMQHVESVRRKITDLKKLETTLSTIASQCAGNATPECPIIDALFVSPD
- a CDS encoding zinc ribbon domain-containing protein, yielding MLCPKCQRDRVIGDKECPHCGIIFEKYVQAKQYGKKPRARPKSESLTDYVREVCLKVPTPAGKHTLLGQAILLTVITVYTWRFMFSPIVNNAAAESFLHLINLPFHEFGHILFRPFGQFISSLGGSLGQLMMPAICFYVFLFRRENTFGAAVALWWFGENFVDMAPYIYDARILEMPLLGGNTGNTAPYGFHDWEYLLTETGLLQYDQALARLSFIVGIALMVCAIFWGLVLLKKQYRLL
- a CDS encoding mercuric transporter MerT family protein, which translates into the protein MHNNELQTTSQATSEVEKNKAGATGTLIAGLLAGITASACCAGPLLLLMLGISGSWIGNLSALEPARPVFIVAAVILIGLAYRKVYRPAKACNATAVCSTGTGQRSQRILFWIFSITILLSIAFPWYGPLLFD
- a CDS encoding malate synthase G → MVQRITVSNLQVAQVLHDLVISEILPGTDISKETFWQALEQCVIRFGPRNRELLAFRDQLQQKIDNWHRQNGGQTHNAIVYKQFLLDIGYLLAEGDDFSINTDHVDREISSIAAPQLVVPVTNARYALNATNARWGSLYDSLYGSNVIPEEGGADRGGKYNPIRGARVVEYTQRFLDNSVALSRGSHAQVCQYAIQNRVLVAKLQDDTSTGLREPEKLTGYRGEPNNPELILLCNNDLHIELLLDRSHPIGKTHPAGVKDIVLEAAVTTIQDLEDSVAAVDAEDKTLAYRNWLGLMKGDLIDTFNKQGKSITRHLNPDRTYLSPKDQTFTLPGRSLLLLRNVGHLMTNNAVLDAEGEEIPEGLLDAMMSGVIGLHDIKNKGAYKNSRSGSIYIVKPKMHGADEVRFTCEVFDFVEDIFKLPRYTIKLGIMDEERRTSLNLKECIRAAKDRVVFINTGFLDRTGDEIHTSMFAGPMIDKTAMKDSTWIKAYEDSNVDIGLRCGFVGKAEIGKGMWPMPDEMKNMVERKVSHPLAGANTAWVPSPTAAVLHALHYHRVNVLKKQQQLLQRQRCNPDNMLEIPLLDQDLAAFLSEDTIQHELDNNCQGILGYVVRWINQGVGCSKVPDIRNVGLMEDRATLRISSQHIANWLLHGICTEQHVMDTLKRMALKVDQQNAKDSDYRSMAPDFDNSRAFQAACDLIFKGVDQPNGYTEPLLYKHRLALKSAKP
- a CDS encoding TRAP transporter large permease subunit, whose amino-acid sequence is MGWEIDIAWLTLLMFGSLLILLMAGLPLAFVTGGLACVFLFLFGDAAMLNILPSRIFPLMTNYQLSAIPLFIFMASMLERAGIIEELYDMVYKILGGLRGGLAISTIIASTLLAAMCGVIGATEVTMGMIALPAMIRRHYHPTIACGSILAGGTLGILIPPSILAILFAVIAQQSVGELFIGAVVPGLILSGLYILYIAVVTYFKPEAGPALPLEERVSTREKIRLLNKMFAPIILVILVLGIIFAGIATPVEAAGVGTFGAIVVASMHRRLSLENVRSAAMTTLRVTGMVLWIIFGATLFVGFYVVNGGQEFVNASIAGTGLGPYGVLVLMMVILVILGMFLDWVGILLLAVPIFIPLMKTFTFDGVFGMPGVAPEDLALWFGVVYMVNMQMSFISPPFGYALFYLKSVAPPEVTMGQIYRSSLPFLCLQAVGLAICIIFPEVVLWLPRLVYG
- a CDS encoding TRAP transporter small permease subunit, with the translated sequence MPEINFVLPHWLYWAGLVLFPLTAMVLFRKAKPSDTNVTLSLPLAYFLLLTGGFIGVHRLYLKSILTLVFVTLFCSVLAVNVEVRQARNDLSSALNDIQLAELKLQRAEKAVQKGRRNAEAKLAHAQEQLQQAQPLLKQAQESSDNWNLVANLLGAAILLFLIVDAFLLPLLVKQRREQETAPTEGFHCPAVESEYDDAREPNAFYRFTSRLNGLAGEFVAYWSVIAVFVYYYEVIARYVFNSPTNWAHESMFLMFGMQYLIAGGFVLREGGHVRVDVLYNYMSVRWKAISDILTSVFFFIFMFALLGTGWIFFHDSYSVSEVSFTEWAIQYWPIKFALPLGAALLILQGLSQLMKDIAILINPQAVQDGSLRSES